One genomic window of Magnolia sinica isolate HGM2019 chromosome 3, MsV1, whole genome shotgun sequence includes the following:
- the LOC131240326 gene encoding 4-hydroxy-3-methylbut-2-en-1-yl diphosphate synthase (ferredoxin), chloroplastic has translation MATGTVPASVSGLKTRDHGFSFVKSVDFMKVRCLPNSQRIGSRREKFLVIRNSNPGPETVELKPASEGSPLLVPRQKYCESLHKTVRRKTRTVMVGNVALGSEHPIRIQTMTTSDTKDVAGTVEQVMRIADKGANLVRITVQGKKEADACFEIKNTLVQKNYNIPLVADIHFAPSVALRVAECFDKIRVNPGNFADRRAQFEQLEYTEDDYQKELEHIEQVFSPLVEKCKKYGRAMRIGTNHGSLSDRIMSYYGDSPRGMVESAFEFARICRKLDFHNFVFSMKASNPVIMVQAYRLLVAEMYVQGWDYPLHLGVTEAGEGEDGRMKSAIGIGTLLQDGLGDTIRVSLTEPPEEEIDPCKRLANLGMQASNLQKGVAPFEEKHRRYFDFQRRTGQLPVQKEGDEVDYRGALHRDGSVLMSVSLDQLKTPELLYKSLAAKLVVGMPFKDLATVDSILVRELPPVEDADSRLTLKRLIDVSMGVLTPLSEQLTKPLPNAMVVVNLKELATGAHKLLPEGTRLVVSVRGDESHEELDILKDVDATMVLHNLPIGEEKNSRVHAARRLFEYLSENDLNFPVIHHIQFPEGTHRDDLVIGAGSNAGALLVDGLGDGVFLEALGQDFDFLRNTSFNLLQGCRMRNTKTEYVSCPSCGRTLFDLQEISAEIREKTAHLPGVSIAIMGCIVNGPGEMADADFGYVGGAPGKIDLYVGKTVVKRAIEMEHATDALIQLIKDHGRWVDPPSDE, from the exons ATGGCGACCGGAACGGTTCCAGCTTCAGTTTCTGGTCTGAAGACCAGGGATCATGGTTTCAGCTTTGTGAAAAGCGTAGATTTCATGAAGGTGAGATGCTTGCCTAACTCTCAGAGGATTGGGTCCCGAAGAGAGAAGTTCCTGGTGATAAGGAATTCGAACCCAGGTCCGGAGACTGTTGAATTGAAGCCTGCTTCAGAAGGAAGTCCTCTCCTAG TTCCTAGGCAGAAGTATTGTGAATCCTTACATAAGACTGTCAGGAGAAAAACTCGCACTGTGATGGTAGGAAATGTTGCTCTTGGTAGTGAGCATCCCATAAGAATTCAGACGATGACCACCAGCGATACTAAGGATGTTGCTGGAACTGTTGAGCAG GTAATGAGAATAGCTGATAAAGGAGCAAATCTCGTTAGGATCACAGTTCAAGGGAAGAAAGAAGCAGATGCTTGTTTTGAAATAAAGAACACCCTTGTCCAGAAAAA CTATAATATTCCTCTGGTGGCAGACATTCATTTTGCTCCTTCAGTCGCTTTGAGAGTTGCTGAATGTTTTGACAAGATTCGTGTCAACCCAGGAAATTTTG CTGACAGGCGAGCCCAATTTGAGCAGCTGGAGTACACAGAAGATGATTATCAGAAGGAGCTTGAGCATATTGAGCAG GTTTTCTCTCCATTGGTTGAGAAATGTAAAAAGTATGGAAGAGCAATGCGCATTGGAACGAATCATGGAAGCCTTTCTGACCGTATCATGAGCTACTATGGTGATTCTCCAAGGGGAATG GTTGAATCTGCTTTTGAATTTGCAAGGATTTGCCGGAAGTTGGACTTCCATAATTTTGTCTTCTCAATGAAAGCAAGCAACCCAGTGATCATGGTTCAAGCATACCGTTTACTTGTTGCAGAAATGTATGTTCAAGGGTGGGATTATCCCCTGCACTTGGGAGTTACAGAAGCTGGTGAAGGTGAAGATGGACGGATGAAGTCTGCAATTGGCATTGGAACCCTTCTTCAG GATGGCTTGGGGGATACAATCCGTGTTTCCCTCACTGAACCACCAGAAGAGGAGATTGATCCTTGCAAAAGATTAGCCAATCTTGGCATGCAAGCTTCAAATCTTCAGAAGGGAGTG GCACCATTTGAAGAAAAGCACAGACGTTATTTTGATTTCCAGCGTAGAACTGGTCAATTACCAGTTCAGAAGGAG GGCGACGAGGTGGACTACCGAGGAGCTCTACATCGTGATGGCTCTGTTCTTATGTCTGTATCTCTGGACCAGTTAAAG ACCCCCGAACTTCTCTACAAATCACTTGCAGCAAAGCTTGTGGTTGGCATGCCATTTAAG GATCTTGCAACAGTGGACTCAATCCTTGTAAGAGAGCTTCCTCCAGTTGAAGACGCTGATTCT AGGCTCACACTCAAAAGGCTGATAGATGTAAGCATGGGAGTTTTGACTCCTTTGTCGGAGCAGCTTACAAAGCCGTTGCCTAATGCCATGGTTGTTGTAAATCTAAAGGAACTGGCAACTGGTGCCCACAAGCTTCTACCAGAAG GCACCCGTTTGGTTGTATCTGTTCGTGGAGATGAGTCCCATGAAGAGCTGGACATCCTCAAAGATGTTGATGCAACGATGGTGCTACACAATCTACCAATTGGCGAAGAAAAGAATAGCAGAGTACATGCAGCGAGGAG GCTGTTTGAATATTTATCGGAGAATGATCTGAACTTCCCTGTGATCCACCACATACAGTTTCCTGAAGGGACACACAG AGATGACCTCGTCATCGGTGCTGGTAGCAATGCCGGAGCTCTTCTGGTTGATGGCCTTGGTGATGGAGTATTCTTGGAAGCCcttggccaggatttcgattttCTAAGAAACACATCGTTCAATTTACTCCAAGGCTGCAGAATGAGAAACACAAAAACG GAGTACGTCTCGTGCCCATCCTGTGGACGGACTCTGTTCGACCTCCAAGAGATAAGTGCTGAGATAAGAGAGAAGACGGCTCACCTGCCTGGTGTTTCG ATTGCGATCATGGGTTGCATTGTAAATGGGCCAGGAGAGATGGCAGATGCAGATTTTGGGTACGTAGGTGGTGCTCCTGGAAAGATTGACCTCTACGTTGGGAAG ACGGTGGTGAAGCGAGCGATTGAAATGGAGCACGCGACTGATGCCTTGATTCAGCTGATTAAAGACCATGGCCGTTGGGTGGACCCTCCGTCCGATGAGTAG